The following are encoded in a window of Fusarium oxysporum f. sp. lycopersici 4287 chromosome 5, whole genome shotgun sequence genomic DNA:
- a CDS encoding 40S ribosomal protein S7 (At least one base has a quality score < 10) produces MSAQALNKIAPNSPSRQNPSELETSIAQALFDLESNTSDLKVALRPLQIVSAREIEVGHGKKAIVIFVPVPSLQGFHRVQQRLTRELEKKFSDRHVLILASRRILPRPKRSARSRNTQKQKRPRSRTLTAVHDAILEDLTYPVEIVGKRVRTKEDGSKLLKVILDEKERGGVDYRLDTYSEVYRRLTGRNVNFEFPQSGPADY; encoded by the exons ATGAGCGCCCAGGCCCTTAACAAGATCGCTCCCAACAGCCCTTCGAGGCAGAACCCCTCCGAGCTTGAGACCAGCATCGCTCAGGCTCTCTTCGACCTCGAGTCCAACACCTCCGACCTCAAGGTTGCCCTGCGACCTCTGCAGATCGTCTCTGCCCGTGAG ATCGAGGTTGGCCACGGCAAGAAGGCTATTGTCATCTTTGTCCCCGTCCCTTCCCTGCAGGGCTTCCACCGCGTCCAGCAGCG TCTCACCCGtgagctcgagaagaagttctCTGACCGCCATGTCCTGATCCTCGCTTCTCGCCGCATCTTGCCCCGCCCCAAGCGATCCGCCCGCTCTCGCAACACCCAGAAGCAGAAGCGCCCCCGTTCGCGAACTCTCACTGCTGTCCACGACGCCATCCTCGAGGATCTCACCTACCCCGTCGAGATCGTCGGCAAGCGCGTCCGCACCAAGGAGGACGGctccaagctcctcaaggtcATCCTCGACGAGAAGGAGCGTGGTGGTGTTGACTACCGCCTCGACACCTACTCTGAGGTCTACCGACGTTTGACAGGCCGCAACGTCA
- a CDS encoding tRNA pseudouridine38-40 synthase yields MHQIRKMVGLASLIVRCGTPMERINESYQNQKMAIPKAPGLGLLLERPVFHNYNRKATESLGKEAIDFDKYEEKIQAFKDKQIYTRIFSVEEKDNSFHMFFNQIDQFKTNHFLWLTAGGMKAAEIARDTTGEKVQQDVDKQLGDEDEEDPEGGEG; encoded by the exons ATGCACCAGATCCGAAAGATGGTTGGTCTAGCCAGTTTGATCGTCCGCTGTGGAACTCCCATGGAACGTATCAACGAGAGCtaccagaaccagaagatggccatcCCCAAGGCCCCTGGTCTCGGACTCTTGCTTGAGCGACCCGTATTCCACAACTACAACCGAAAGGCCACCGAGTCACTCGGAAAGGAAGCGATCGACTTTGACAAGTACGAAGAGAAGATCCAAGCCTTCAAGGACAAGCAGATCTACACTCGTATTTTCAGcgtggaggagaaggacaaCTC GTTTCACATGTTCTTCAACCAGATTGACCAGTTCAAGACAAATCACTTCCTGTGGCTCACGGCTGGCGGTATGAAGGCTGCCGAGATCGCAAGGGACACGACAGGTGAAAAGGTCCAGCAGGATGTTGATAAGCAGCtcggtgatgaggatgaggaggaccCCGAGGGCGGTGAGGGTTAG
- a CDS encoding tRNA pseudouridine38-40 synthase (At least one base has a quality score < 10) yields MAADNEAPAASSANESRPSGDNNKASNNNGSENRRNPRHDHRKPGKGRSEKGRGEWGREKGDKRKKNDEFKEFKRRKLNKKGDSADGESSNNPFSKDEIAAEERRPKRKVAVMIGYAGTGYKGMQVNGNEKTIEADLFKAFVAASAISKANADDPKKSSLVRCARTDKGVHAAGNVISLKLIIEDEDIVDKINAELPEQIRIWGIQRTNNAFSCYQTCDSRWYEYLMPSYCLLPPHPESFLGQKLVELAKEHGVEDELAARMGGCQGFLVRCGREGD; encoded by the exons ATGGCGGCAGATAACGAAGCTCCTGCCGCGAGCAGCGCCAATGAGTCTCGTCCCTCGGGCGACAACAACAAAGCCTCTAACAACAATGGCTCTGAGAATCGTCGCAACCCGCGCCATGACCACAGAAAGCCAGGCAAAGGACGATCAGAGAAGGGTCGCGGAGAATGGGG TCGTGAGAAGGGCGACAAGCGCAAGAAGAATGATGAATTTAAGGAGTTCAAGCGTCGCAAACTGAATAAGAAGGGCGATTCTGCTGATGGCGAGTCAAGCAACAACCCCTTCTCcaaggatgagattgctgCCGAAGAGCGACGACCCAAGCGAAAAGTTGCTGTCATGATTGGATATGCCGGCACTGGTTACAAGGGAATGCAAGTCAATGGCAACGAGAAGACCATTGAGGCCGATCTATTCAAGGCATTTGTCGCCGCAAGCGCTATTTCCAAGGCCAATGCCGACGACCCCAAGAAGTCGAGTCTTGTTCGATGCGCTCGAACGGATAAGGGTGTGCATGCGGCTGGAAATGTCATCAGCCTGAAGCTTAttattgaggatgaggatattGTGGACAAGATCAACGCCGAGCTCCCAGAACAGATCCGAATTTGGGGTATTCAGCGAACGAACAACGCCTTCAGCTGTTACCAAACCTGCGACTCAAGATGGTATGAGTATCTTATGCCTAGCTACTGTCTTCTGCCTCCCCACCCCGAGTCTTTCTTGGGCCAAAAACTGGTTGAGTTGGCCAAGGAGCATGGTGTCGAGGATGAGCTGGCTGCTCGGATGGGAGGATGTCAAGGATTTCTGGTCCGATgtggaagagaaggagattaa